A single window of Balaenoptera ricei isolate mBalRic1 chromosome 15, mBalRic1.hap2, whole genome shotgun sequence DNA harbors:
- the TP53RK gene encoding EKC/KEOPS complex subunit TP53RK: protein MAEAGPSASELNEGLAPAAEALVAARERSRRFLSGLELVKQGAEARVFRGRFQGRAAVVKYRFPKGYRHPALEARLGRRRTVQEARALLRCRRAGICAPVVFFVDHASNCLFMEEIEGSVTVRDYIKSTMETEKSPQSLFALAETIGQVLARMHDEDLIHGDLTTSNMLLKPPLEQLNIVLIDFGLSFVSALPEDKGVDLYVLEKAFLSTHPNTETVFEAFLKSYSAASKKARPVLKKLAEVRLRGRKRSMVG from the exons ATGGCGGAGGCAGGCCCTTCTGCGAGTGAGCTGAACGAGGGGCTGGCGCCCGCGGCCGAAGCACTGGTAGCGGCCCGGGAGCGGAGCAGACGCTTCTTAAGCGGCCTAGAGCTGGTGAAGCAGGGTGCCGAGGCGCGAGTGTTCCGCGGCCGCTTTCAGGGCCGCGCGGCCGTGGTGAAGTACCGCTTCCCCAAGGGCTACCGACACCCGGCGCTGGAGGCGCGGCTCGGCCGGCGACGGACGGTGCAGGAGGCCCGGGCGCTGCTCCGCTGCCGCCGCGCAG GAATATGTGCCCCGGTTGTCTTTTTTGTGGACCATGCTTCCAACTGTTTATTCATGGAAGAAATCGAAGGCTCAGTGACTGTTCGAGATTATATCAAATCCACTATGGAGACTGAAAAATCTCCCCAGAGTCTCTTTGCCTTAGCCGAGACAATCGGACAGGTTTTGGCTCGAATGCACGATGAAGACCTCATTCATGGTGATCTCACCACGTCCAACATGCTCCTGAAACCTCCCCTGGAACAGCTGAACATCGTGCTCATAGACTTCGGGCTGAGTTTCGTTTCAGCACTTCCGGAAGACAAGGGAGTTGACCTGTACGTGCTAGAGAAAGCCTTCCTTAGTACCCATCCCAACACCGAGACTGTGTTTGAAGCCTTTCTGAAGAGCTACTCCGCCGCCTCCAAAAAGGCCAGGCCAGTGCTTAAAAAATTAGCTGAGGTGCGcctgagagggagaaagaggtccATGGTGGGGTAG